From Cyclobacteriaceae bacterium, a single genomic window includes:
- a CDS encoding TonB-dependent receptor, whose amino-acid sequence MNKLYMRSLLPLIFLFLGAANLMAQTTVSGTVKDAAGETLAGVNIVVKGRVIGTITDTNGKYDLKISDAPPITLVFSFIGFKTQEIEVKDASTTALDIALEEQTLLGQEVVVAASRMEESILKSPVTVEKMDILGIRSAPTPDFYDGLANLKGVQANSGSLNFTAINTRGFATIANVRFVQWVDGMDTQAPLLNFPTGNIIGIGELDAESVELIPGAASALYGPNAFNGIMVMKSKSPFDYQGLSAQVKYGITNSTAAGTNPLGTYSVRYAKAFNNKFAFKLNASLLQGKDWLGNDYSTDRNNADSKTNLSGNRDFDGLNLYGDETRINVPVPSIGTITRTGFREQDIVDDREAKSIKFDGALHYRPTDKIEILYNYRYGGGSSIYQGAEKYALRDFTQQFHKLEVKGDNFFVRAYQTATDAAKSYNLSALGAYMNESYSASATQWVPDFVLAMQGYIPGTAAGNPNAARAYADRNRPEPGTAAFTSLVDAVKANYFQKTPTNSYTDKNGGVHAVGGGASFQDNSKLRHVEANYKFLNQIQFAEIQVGGNFRQYDLFSNGTIFNEGPDDGVNFNRIIINEYGIYTQIAKTFAEKLKLTGSIRYDKNENFEGRVTPRFSAVYELNKDNNIRASFQTGFRNPDTQAQFIFFPSSGGTLLGSTEKNAARYGIHNGGAWTQTSYNAFIASGGTLDPTTGTPVGGNASLLATANVKYVQPETLQSVELGYKGLIASSVLVDLNGYYTQYSNFIGGQIVASKAATSHQGKQINAGSLFSPYTNSTEDVKSMGVGLGLSYTVYKTYVLNGNYNWSDFTANESAEFNAGFNTPKNRMSVGIGNRKLAKNLGFNVNFRYQDAFQWQSSYGRWTVPAYGVIDAQVNYKVPSIKTMFKIGGTNLGGADYRTNLGSPFVGQQYYISLTFDEFLN is encoded by the coding sequence ATGAATAAACTCTACATGCGGTCGCTCCTCCCCCTCATCTTCCTTTTTTTGGGTGCAGCGAATCTAATGGCTCAGACCACTGTCTCTGGTACAGTGAAAGATGCCGCCGGTGAAACCCTCGCAGGTGTTAACATCGTGGTGAAAGGAAGAGTGATTGGAACAATCACCGATACAAACGGAAAATATGATCTCAAAATAAGCGATGCACCACCGATAACGTTGGTTTTTTCATTTATAGGGTTCAAGACACAAGAGATTGAAGTTAAAGATGCAAGCACTACTGCACTTGACATTGCTCTTGAAGAGCAAACACTTCTTGGACAGGAAGTGGTTGTGGCTGCTTCCCGTATGGAAGAGAGCATTCTGAAGTCTCCGGTTACTGTTGAGAAAATGGATATCCTTGGAATCCGCTCAGCACCAACTCCAGACTTCTATGATGGTCTTGCCAATCTTAAAGGAGTTCAGGCAAATTCAGGAAGCTTAAACTTCACAGCCATTAACACACGTGGTTTTGCTACTATCGCCAACGTACGTTTCGTACAGTGGGTGGATGGAATGGATACACAGGCTCCCCTTTTGAATTTCCCTACTGGTAACATCATTGGTATCGGAGAACTTGATGCTGAAAGCGTTGAGTTGATTCCAGGAGCAGCATCGGCTCTCTATGGACCGAATGCATTCAACGGTATTATGGTTATGAAAAGCAAAAGCCCGTTTGACTATCAGGGTTTAAGTGCTCAGGTAAAGTATGGTATCACGAACTCAACTGCTGCCGGAACCAATCCACTTGGAACTTACAGCGTTCGTTATGCAAAAGCCTTCAATAACAAATTCGCTTTCAAGCTGAACGCATCTTTGCTTCAGGGAAAAGACTGGTTGGGTAATGATTACTCAACGGATCGCAATAATGCTGATTCAAAAACCAACCTTAGCGGAAACAGAGACTTTGACGGATTGAATCTTTACGGAGATGAAACCCGCATCAATGTTCCGGTTCCAAGCATTGGAACTATTACCCGTACCGGTTTCAGAGAACAAGACATTGTGGATGACCGCGAAGCCAAGAGCATCAAGTTTGATGGTGCCCTTCACTATCGTCCTACTGACAAGATTGAAATCCTTTATAACTATCGCTACGGCGGTGGAAGCTCAATCTACCAGGGAGCTGAAAAATATGCTCTAAGAGATTTTACCCAGCAGTTCCACAAACTGGAAGTGAAGGGAGATAACTTTTTTGTAAGAGCTTATCAGACTGCAACAGACGCGGCTAAGTCATACAACCTCTCTGCATTGGGAGCTTATATGAATGAGTCTTACTCTGCATCTGCAACACAATGGGTTCCTGATTTCGTTTTGGCAATGCAGGGATATATTCCCGGAACTGCTGCTGGAAATCCTAATGCTGCAAGAGCTTATGCTGACCGCAACCGTCCTGAGCCAGGAACTGCTGCTTTCACTTCACTTGTAGATGCTGTTAAGGCTAACTACTTCCAGAAGACACCCACTAATAGCTATACTGACAAGAACGGTGGCGTTCATGCAGTGGGCGGTGGTGCATCCTTCCAGGATAATTCAAAACTCAGACACGTAGAGGCGAACTACAAGTTCCTTAATCAGATTCAATTTGCAGAAATTCAAGTGGGTGGTAACTTCAGACAGTACGATTTGTTCTCTAACGGAACGATCTTCAATGAAGGACCTGATGACGGTGTGAATTTCAATCGTATCATCATCAACGAGTATGGTATCTATACACAGATCGCGAAGACTTTTGCTGAAAAGCTGAAGCTGACCGGATCTATTCGTTACGATAAGAACGAGAATTTTGAAGGACGCGTTACGCCTCGCTTCTCTGCGGTTTATGAGTTGAATAAAGACAACAACATCCGTGCATCGTTCCAGACTGGTTTCAGAAATCCTGACACACAGGCTCAGTTTATCTTCTTCCCTTCTTCCGGCGGTACATTGCTTGGAAGCACTGAAAAGAATGCTGCGCGTTATGGCATCCACAACGGTGGAGCATGGACACAAACTTCTTACAATGCATTCATAGCTTCCGGTGGAACACTTGATCCAACAACCGGAACTCCAGTAGGTGGCAATGCATCACTTCTGGCAACAGCTAATGTTAAATATGTACAGCCTGAAACACTTCAATCTGTTGAATTAGGTTACAAAGGTTTGATCGCTTCGAGCGTACTGGTTGACTTGAATGGTTACTACACTCAGTACAGCAACTTCATTGGTGGACAAATTGTAGCAAGCAAAGCTGCAACTTCTCATCAGGGCAAGCAGATCAATGCAGGTTCATTGTTCTCTCCTTACACTAACTCTACTGAAGACGTTAAGTCAATGGGTGTTGGTCTAGGACTTTCTTACACTGTATACAAGACCTACGTATTGAACGGTAACTATAACTGGTCAGATTTCACAGCAAACGAATCTGCAGAATTCAATGCAGGGTTTAATACACCGAAGAACAGAATGAGCGTGGGTATTGGTAACCGCAAGCTTGCCAAGAATCTTGGATTCAATGTCAACTTCCGTTATCAGGATGCATTCCAATGGCAATCATCTTATGGAAGATGGACTGTACCAGCGTATGGTGTAATCGATGCACAAGTAAATTACAAGGTGCCATCCATCAAGACGATGTTTAAGATTGGCGGAACAAACCTTGGAGGTGCTGACTACAGAACCAACTTAGGGTCACCTTTCGTAGGTCAACAGTATTACATCTCATTAACGTTTGATGAATTCTTAAACTAA